In Neisseria animalis, a single window of DNA contains:
- the yacG gene encoding DNA gyrase inhibitor YacG, with the protein MNPTLTVKCPTCRQNVAWTDEHPYRPFCSKRCKLIDLGEWAQERYTVAAEEEPLSEWNNEVK; encoded by the coding sequence ATGAACCCGACCCTTACCGTCAAATGCCCCACCTGCCGCCAAAACGTCGCATGGACGGACGAACACCCCTACCGTCCGTTTTGCAGCAAACGCTGCAAGCTGATTGATTTGGGCGAATGGGCGCAGGAGCGTTACACCGTGGCGGCAGAAGAAGAACCGCTGTCGGAGTGGAACAATGAAGTGAAGTAA
- the coaE gene encoding dephospho-CoA kinase (Dephospho-CoA kinase (CoaE) performs the final step in coenzyme A biosynthesis.): MTVWIGLTGGIGSGKSQAAAEFAKLGVPHIDADAVSRSLTADGGAALPEIRRLFGEAVFCENGSLNRTALRDLVFRRPEAKKQLEDIMFPLILSEICRLQTCSRAVYGILDIPLLIEQPLFRALVHRILVIDVSEDTQIRRVQSRSGLKEAEIRRIIANQAPRRQRLLHADDILCNEGSTADLAQKIQRLHHFYRHLKQTAGCRIR, encoded by the coding sequence ATGACCGTATGGATAGGACTAACCGGCGGAATCGGCAGCGGCAAATCCCAAGCTGCCGCCGAATTTGCCAAACTGGGTGTGCCGCACATTGATGCCGATGCCGTCAGCCGCAGCCTGACTGCAGACGGCGGCGCAGCATTGCCGGAAATCCGCCGCCTGTTTGGCGAAGCGGTATTCTGCGAGAACGGCAGCCTGAACCGCACCGCCTTGCGCGACTTGGTTTTCAGACGGCCCGAAGCCAAAAAACAGCTTGAAGACATCATGTTTCCGCTGATTTTGTCGGAAATATGCCGTCTGCAAACCTGCTCCCGCGCTGTTTACGGAATCCTCGACATACCGCTCCTGATCGAGCAGCCCCTGTTTCGGGCATTGGTACACCGCATACTGGTAATCGATGTTTCCGAGGACACACAAATCCGCCGCGTACAGTCGCGCAGCGGTTTGAAAGAGGCCGAAATCCGCCGCATTATTGCCAACCAAGCGCCGAGGAGGCAACGCCTGCTGCACGCCGACGACATTTTGTGCAACGAAGGCAGTACGGCGGATTTGGCGCAGAAAATACAACGGCTGCACCACTTTTACCGCCACTTGAAACAAACGGCCGGCTGCCGTATCCGCTGA
- a CDS encoding prepilin peptidase, translating into MWTFDIYTPFIVPAAALLGLLFGSFLNVVIHRIPIMMERDWTLFAKEHLGLKPSAKEQQPFNLMKPDSHCPECGEKIKARHNIPVISYLLLGGKCSLCRTHISLRYPLVELLTAAAFAVVAWQYGASWITLGGWVFTAFLIALAFIDADTHYLPDSLTLPLVWLGLLFNFADGMVALQSAVLGAVCGYACLWLLCAAYRLLTGQTGMGNGDFKLLAALGAWLGVGVLPVLVFAASLIGIMGAVLTKTAKGQAFAFGPSLALAGWIIFIAYEPLQQLTDWWLNASGL; encoded by the coding sequence ATGTGGACATTCGATATCTATACGCCGTTTATCGTACCTGCCGCCGCCCTGCTCGGTCTGCTGTTTGGCAGCTTTTTAAACGTGGTTATCCACCGCATACCCATCATGATGGAGCGCGATTGGACGCTGTTTGCCAAAGAGCATCTCGGCCTGAAGCCGTCTGCAAAAGAGCAGCAGCCGTTTAATCTGATGAAGCCGGATTCGCATTGCCCCGAATGCGGAGAAAAAATCAAAGCACGGCACAATATTCCCGTCATCAGCTATCTGCTGCTCGGTGGCAAATGCAGCCTATGCCGTACGCACATCTCCCTCCGCTATCCGCTGGTCGAACTGCTGACCGCTGCGGCGTTTGCCGTCGTAGCATGGCAATACGGAGCAAGCTGGATTACGCTCGGCGGCTGGGTATTCACCGCTTTTCTCATTGCACTGGCCTTCATTGATGCCGATACGCACTATCTGCCCGATTCGCTTACCCTGCCGCTGGTTTGGCTGGGGCTGCTGTTTAATTTTGCAGACGGCATGGTAGCGCTGCAATCCGCGGTACTCGGTGCTGTATGCGGCTATGCCTGCCTGTGGTTGCTCTGCGCCGCATACAGATTGCTGACCGGCCAAACCGGTATGGGCAACGGCGATTTCAAACTGCTCGCCGCATTGGGCGCATGGCTGGGGGTCGGCGTATTGCCCGTGTTGGTGTTTGCCGCCTCGCTCATCGGCATTATGGGCGCGGTGTTAACGAAAACCGCCAAAGGGCAGGCTTTCGCCTTCGGCCCCAGTCTGGCATTGGCTGGCTGGATTATCTTCATTGCCTACGAACCGCTGCAACAGCTTACCGACTGGTGGCTGAATGCCTCGGGGTTGTAG
- a CDS encoding type II secretion system F family protein has protein sequence MSRSHKTLAAFFSMGGKDRRFAFEGKNIYTDRLVRGEVVAADEEEARKKLQRRGIRPLRIDKVKTVRTRKITQEDITVFTRQLATMMKAGLPLLQAFDIIARGHSNPAVTQMLTGIRTDVEQGSSLAVSFGKYPKYFDRFYCNLVAAGETGGVLETLLDKLATYREKTLAVKRKIKTMMIYPMAILVVSSGLVFVMMRFVLPAFKEIYTNMGAQLPLLTQYAINLSDFVVEYGWLLLVATIVAGVSLYRLHEKSYSLQKRTDALLLRTPLFGSIVRKAAIARWSRTLSTLFAAGVPLVEVLDSVAAASGNLLYEEATLDIRAQVTQGLSLASSMQPTNMFPNMVVQMAAVGEESGALDDMLNKAAEFYEDEVDNLISRLSALIEPIIMIVIGVTVGILLIAMYLPLLNLGKAVG, from the coding sequence ATGTCCCGCTCCCATAAAACACTTGCTGCTTTTTTCAGCATGGGCGGAAAAGACCGCCGCTTTGCCTTTGAAGGCAAAAATATTTATACCGACCGTCTTGTCCGCGGCGAAGTTGTGGCGGCAGATGAAGAGGAAGCCCGCAAAAAGCTGCAACGACGCGGTATCCGCCCTTTGCGTATCGACAAGGTAAAAACCGTCCGCACACGCAAGATTACGCAAGAAGACATTACGGTTTTTACCCGCCAACTAGCCACCATGATGAAAGCGGGGCTGCCGCTGCTCCAAGCATTCGACATCATCGCACGCGGCCACTCCAACCCTGCGGTCACGCAAATGCTGACCGGTATCCGCACCGATGTGGAACAGGGCAGCTCTCTTGCCGTATCGTTTGGCAAATATCCGAAATATTTCGACCGTTTTTACTGTAATCTGGTTGCAGCAGGTGAAACCGGCGGCGTATTGGAAACGCTGCTCGACAAGCTGGCAACTTATCGTGAAAAAACGCTGGCCGTCAAAAGAAAAATTAAAACCATGATGATTTACCCGATGGCGATTCTGGTGGTGTCGTCAGGCTTGGTGTTTGTCATGATGCGCTTCGTATTGCCTGCTTTCAAAGAAATCTATACCAATATGGGCGCGCAACTGCCGCTGTTGACGCAATATGCCATCAACCTTTCCGATTTTGTGGTCGAATACGGTTGGCTGCTGCTGGTTGCGACCATTGTTGCCGGCGTGTCGCTGTACCGTCTGCATGAAAAATCATACAGCCTGCAAAAGCGCACCGATGCCTTGCTGCTGCGGACACCACTGTTCGGCAGCATTGTCCGCAAAGCCGCCATCGCCCGCTGGTCGCGTACTTTATCGACGCTCTTTGCCGCCGGCGTGCCGCTGGTAGAGGTTTTGGACTCGGTTGCCGCCGCTTCGGGCAATCTGCTGTACGAAGAAGCCACCCTCGATATTCGGGCGCAGGTAACACAAGGCTTGTCGCTGGCTTCCAGTATGCAGCCAACCAATATGTTTCCCAATATGGTGGTGCAAATGGCGGCGGTCGGGGAAGAATCCGGCGCGTTGGACGATATGCTCAACAAAGCCGCCGAATTTTATGAAGACGAAGTGGACAATCTGATTTCACGGCTTTCCGCCCTGATTGAACCGATTATCATGATTGTCATCGGCGTAACCGTCGGTATCCTGCTGATTGCCATGTATCTGCCCTTATTGAATTTGGGCAAGGCGGTAGGCTGA
- the pilB gene encoding type IV-A pilus assembly ATPase PilB — protein MSVGLLRVLSQHHVLTEERIGYYTAAAQSGRAVLPMLFADGIITPRALGEMLAATFNYPLLDLQHVPRTHILTDIITEEQMLKNRCVPLFRRGHTVYLAVSDPTRIQDFQKMAFAAGETMDLVIVRDDQLSALLEWLGQRSTSILQEIRHEQETVRGTQILYIDNEEAEDGPIPRFIHKTLSDAIQAGASDIHFEFYEHIARVRFRVDGQLREVVQPPVAVRGQLASRIKVMAHLDIAEKRVPQDGRIQIAFEKNGRPIDFRVSTLPTLFGEKVVMRILNSDLGDLNIDTLGLEPFQKDMLLDAIGRPYGMVLVTGPTGSGKTVSLYTCLNILNTEKVNIATAEDPAEINLPGINQVNVNDKQGLTFASALRAFLRQDPDIIMVGEIRDLETADIAIKAAQTGHMVFSTLHTNNAPATLSRLLNMGVAPFNIASSISLIVAQRLLRCLCPHCKKAVARPPNTVLKQAGFTDEDLQQPWTLYRPAGCESCRGSGFKGRIGVYEVMPVSKEMQHVIMDNGTEVDITNLAYQEGIVDLRRAGLLKVMRGLTSLEEVTARTND, from the coding sequence ATGAGCGTCGGATTATTGCGCGTGCTTTCCCAGCATCACGTCCTAACCGAAGAGCGTATCGGATACTACACAGCCGCCGCACAATCGGGCAGAGCGGTACTGCCCATGCTTTTTGCAGACGGCATCATCACACCGCGCGCGCTGGGAGAAATGCTTGCCGCCACGTTCAATTACCCGCTGCTCGACTTGCAGCACGTTCCGCGCACCCATATCCTGACCGACATCATTACCGAAGAGCAAATGTTGAAAAACCGCTGCGTACCGCTGTTTCGGCGCGGACACACGGTTTATCTGGCGGTTTCCGATCCTACGCGCATTCAGGATTTCCAAAAAATGGCGTTTGCCGCCGGCGAAACAATGGATTTGGTTATCGTGCGCGATGACCAGTTATCCGCCTTATTGGAATGGCTGGGGCAGCGTTCGACCAGCATTTTGCAAGAAATCCGCCACGAACAGGAAACGGTTCGCGGCACACAGATTTTATACATCGACAACGAAGAGGCCGAAGACGGCCCGATTCCGCGCTTTATCCATAAAACCTTATCCGACGCCATTCAGGCGGGCGCATCGGATATTCATTTTGAATTTTACGAACACATCGCCAGAGTACGTTTCCGCGTGGACGGCCAACTGCGCGAAGTGGTGCAGCCGCCTGTTGCCGTGCGCGGCCAGCTTGCTTCACGAATCAAAGTCATGGCGCATTTGGATATTGCTGAAAAACGTGTCCCGCAAGACGGCCGTATCCAAATTGCTTTTGAAAAAAACGGCCGTCCGATAGACTTCCGTGTCAGCACTTTGCCAACGCTGTTTGGCGAAAAAGTCGTGATGCGGATTTTAAATTCCGATTTGGGCGATTTGAATATCGATACCTTGGGCTTGGAGCCGTTTCAAAAAGATATGCTGCTCGATGCCATCGGCCGTCCTTACGGCATGGTGCTGGTTACCGGCCCGACCGGTTCCGGCAAAACCGTATCGCTTTATACCTGCCTGAACATTCTGAATACGGAGAAAGTCAATATCGCCACGGCTGAAGATCCGGCAGAAATCAACCTGCCCGGCATCAATCAAGTCAATGTCAACGACAAACAAGGACTGACGTTCGCCTCCGCGCTGCGCGCTTTCCTTCGCCAAGACCCCGACATCATCATGGTAGGGGAAATCCGCGATTTGGAAACTGCCGACATCGCCATCAAAGCCGCGCAAACCGGCCACATGGTGTTTTCCACCCTCCATACCAACAATGCGCCCGCCACTTTGTCGAGGCTGCTGAATATGGGCGTTGCCCCGTTCAACATCGCCAGCTCCATCAGCCTGATTGTGGCGCAACGCCTGCTGCGCTGCTTATGCCCGCACTGTAAAAAAGCCGTTGCCCGTCCGCCTAATACCGTATTGAAGCAGGCCGGATTTACCGATGAAGACTTGCAGCAGCCGTGGACGCTGTACCGCCCTGCCGGTTGCGAATCCTGCCGCGGCAGTGGTTTCAAAGGGCGTATCGGCGTATATGAAGTCATGCCGGTCAGCAAGGAAATGCAGCATGTCATCATGGATAACGGCACGGAAGTGGACATCACCAATCTGGCTTATCAGGAAGGCATAGTAGACTTGCGCCGCGCCGGTTTGCTGAAAGTCATGAGGGGGCTGACTTCGCTGGAAGAAGTAACCGCCCGTACCAATGATTGA
- a CDS encoding pilin, with product MKAVQKGFTIIELMIAIAIVGVLTVIALPAYQDYTGRAQVSEALSLLEAQKSSVVEYYSDKGEWPTSNSEAGIAENIEGQYVASVKVGTNGTITATMKNSNINVDIRGKTLELTPNAPATTTTESGATSRDGAFTWKCTPGATDGVNEKFLPSACRSTGENTATTPAP from the coding sequence ATGAAAGCTGTCCAAAAGGGCTTTACCATTATCGAGCTGATGATTGCCATCGCCATTGTCGGCGTTCTGACCGTCATCGCCCTGCCCGCCTACCAAGACTACACCGGCCGCGCCCAAGTATCCGAAGCGCTGTCTCTCTTGGAGGCGCAAAAATCGTCGGTAGTCGAATATTATTCGGATAAAGGCGAATGGCCGACCAGCAATTCCGAAGCAGGGATTGCCGAAAACATCGAAGGGCAATACGTTGCCTCGGTAAAAGTCGGCACAAACGGTACCATTACCGCCACCATGAAAAACAGCAACATCAATGTTGACATTCGCGGCAAAACTTTAGAGCTTACTCCCAATGCTCCCGCCACTACCACAACTGAAAGCGGCGCAACTTCCCGAGACGGCGCATTCACTTGGAAATGTACCCCGGGCGCAACCGATGGCGTAAACGAAAAATTCCTGCCATCTGCCTGTCGCTCAACCGGCGAAAATACCGCCACAACACCCGCTCCTTAA